The genomic interval ACTTATTGTTTGCCCTTAGAAGAAAGAACATCCCAATCTCTAGTTGCTTCTATCAAATGCCGTTGGCCATGACTCATCCACTCTTCCTGGTCTTCATACAGCCGCCCACAAAACCAGCACTTAAATATGCACTGTGACGAATCATCAGGCAAGGAATCTACCACCTGGTAATTGTTTTTATGAACTTTTTTAAGCTTCATTTTCAACATCATCTGCCTTTTTATCTGATTGGCTTCCTCCATGTTCTGGTAGGTAAGTCGTACATGATGCCGTCTGATGCCAAGCTGACACCTAGTCCTCTCTGATAAGACGACTTTGAGGACATTGCCTTTGTACTTGTTTATTACCTTCATCACATTGGTCACTTCTGGCGAGTCAACATCAGGATGGTTTAACACAATGACTGGCTGGTTCCGCCGGGGGCATTTAATCAACTGGTCTGGTTTAGCTGCTATAAGTCGAAGTTGTCTTGCAACCTGAAAAATGGAAGGATCTTTGAAACAGCGGCTGGGATCAgcttggattttgtttttcttcttggatGAGTTTActtgtttggttttatttctatttagagGAAGATTTTTAGAAAGGAGTTTTCCTTGCTTGTTCAAGTCACTGCTTCCTTGCTGTCCATGTAGGGGGCCAGTTCTTCTAGGGGTGGTGCTACAAAGAGCACTGTCTTTTCTCTGCTTAGGCCGAAGAGATGTCTCAACATTTTGGGACATGTCTATTGGCCCACTTTCATCTGCCAAAGGTTGTAAGTCTGAGTCTGTCTGTTTCATAGGGCAGAACGGAACAGGTTTTAACTGTGTTTCACTGCAAGGTACACTGACAGGTGCTTCACATGTAGCCTCTATAATGTGGGGGTCCTCAGAAGAATTAAGAACCCTCAACACAGCCCCTTTGGGGATCAACACTGGAGCAGCAACATGAGGCTTCTTGGTTATTCTGCTTTCACCTTTCCCATCACTGCCATCTATACACTGTGGATACATTTGCTTGTGAATAAACTGTCCATTAATACCACCATTATCCTGAGGTTTGGGGGGAGTGCCTGTGGAATAGCATGGACCAGTAAATGACACATTAATTTCTTGAATACCTTCAGGGGTAGCCTTCGAAGTTACCTTTGAGGCCTGCTCTATGGAACGACGATGCGCGTTATTTGCAGGCAAAGATGAAGGCTTGCCACAGGATTCAATTAACTGAGCAATCTTTCTGCGTAACAGTTCAATTGACTTTATTTTGGATGTTGAACTATTCCACTTAATGGCTTCAGGGACATTTTCAGATCCAGTGCTTAGAGAAAATACTGATGAGATGACTGGGCCATCAAAAGAGTCGTTATTCCTTTCAGAAGTCTTTAAATCCAAAGGCTTATCCCCTAGCTTTTGAGATCTGATTCCATCTTCTCCAGTTTCGTTTATgtgtaaatattcatttttatgttgGGAGGAAAGCTGGCCTGTATTTGAAACTGCCTCATattcttctgtctggttgtcttTCAGCTTTCTATTAGAGGAAAccatttttaaaggaatactGATTTCACTTCTAGATTCcaggttattttcacttttggGCAATAAGCCCTTTTCTCCAGAGAAGGAAATGGCTGCAGAAGCTGTGAGAGGAAATGACTGCTGTAAGTCACTGTGTAAGTTTCTTCCATCTTCAGCAAAAGAAACAGCAGTCTTACATGAAAAAGGGTTTGATGAAGTTCCAAAACCATGCAAAACACTGCTTTTTACTACAGATGATGGAGAATGGTCTTTTAAGGCAATGGAAGGAAGTGCAGTTCTATATGgatacacattattttttttctgcaaatcttCAACTCTATTAAAATTCAGAAGGGATTCTCCATGGTTGTACATACTAGAATTTgacattaaaaaatcataagaccTTATCCATTTCAAATTCTTAAGTTGCTTGTTAACTGAAGACTGAAGATTATTAATGTCTGCCAGTTTTCCAACATTCCCTTCAGTTGTCTGTGACTTTGTTTGCTCTacagatacttttttttcttgtacatTAGGAACTTTGTCTTTAGGCATAAATTCAGAACCCCCATCACGTCCATTAGCTTCAaggcaattattttcttccaaaggAAACAGTTTCAGAACAAGCTGTTGTGTCCCATTCACAACTTTCACATCTATCAACTGGGCCAAACAGTTTGCAGGGACAACTAGTTCTGCTGGGGCCACAACTGTTAATGGCATACCTGGCTGAACGGGTTCTTTTGCAGGAGATAACACTTCTACTTCAACATTTTTGTTCTCAAACAGATTGACTTCATTTGGCTCAAAAAAGGTCATTTTATTTGGAATACACACTACATCTTTTTGGTACTCCTTTGACTCAGGTAACATGATATTgtgcattttgtctttttttgtgtggAGGGAGAACCTTGAAAGTTGATCGGACAACTCATTTTGAAATGTAGTCCTTGAACTGGAAGCTTTAAAAagctctgtgttttgttttgatgcACTGGATATTTTCGACTCCAACTTGGCAACAGTTTTGGGCGAGCGTTTTCCACCAATCCTTTCATGCACCCTCTTCCGGTGTTTGACAATATAATCATTTCTAATAGCACCATAGTCACAATAGTCACATTGATAAGGGAATATGCCTGTATGTTTCACCAAATGCCTCTGAAACTCTCCTTTTGTGTATGAAATGTAGTTGCAATGAGAAcaaatgaatttaatttcttcatgttgaagtGTGTGCTTTTTGTACTGGAGAGGGTCCTTTGTGGAAAATCGGCATTTATCACAATAGTATTTACCTGGCTTAAAGTTCCTTACCTTAAACTTACTATTGACAGAGCTTGAGATGGCTTCTGTTTTATTTCCTACCTGAGCAGCACTGGGATCACTGTTCACAAAATGAAAATGCGGAGGAACACCTAGGTTGCATTGGAAACAGACAAATCTATCTTCCTTTTGGCTTTGCCCAGCACCTTTTTTCAAATCTTGCAAAGGGATTTTGTGAACACTTTTGCACTTTACACATGTGGCAATGGTTGTCATGGCAGCCTCTGCCTCTGAGCCTTGATACAAAAGGGTTTGAGCTTCTTGTCTATCTGGTCGAGTCACTCTGTTAGCACTAGGTTGTTTGGGGGATATGGTCAAGGAATTATGTCCATCATTCATTTGCATAGTATATAAGTGCTGTCCAATATCCTTCATCTTTTTTATCTGCATTTCCAAAAAGTCCATTGAAATTCGGAAAGACCTCATGTGATAAAATTCTTAGCAGACATTCTTCAACATATTTTATGATTGGCAGAGTATACTACCTGGGagtatacttaattttttttaattcacagccACAGTAGGTGCATGAACTCAAATTATGATGGCTTCCCTTCAATCTGACATTCCAGGAAacactaaaagaagaaaaaatcataaagcacAATTAATACATGCACTTAAGGTTTAGCTAAGCTATTACAAACATACTCTATAGTTCAATGGCCTTGGGAATTTCACACTAAATCTCAACATGTTATCTTAGACACAGGTTGAAAGCATCTTAGACACAGTTGGTAAACAAGTCTAAAGTGAAAGCACTTTGAAACTCAGGCCCCATAAAAATCACATTAGACCAACCAAAAACAGATATACCAAAAGCAAGGAAGTCATTCATTCAGAGTAGTCTTTgactaataaaaatgatttttgttttttaggtgcACGGTCTGGGattgattaataaaaattatttttaagaggcAGTGATTACCTCCTAGCCATTTCACAAGTACAATTTCATATTAACTTCACTATAACCTTGTACAAGAGGTACTGTAATTTCAATTTTAGGACACATTAGTTATCAAGTTGTCAAACTACATGAAAGCTTATTATCAGATTGGATACCAACTCTCTTGCTTTTATACTCTCCCTGCTTTCACAGTTGGTAGGAAGCTAGTCACACTGACAATATCAGGCAGACAAATAATTACTCCTTCTTCCTTTACATCTTACTAAGGATCTGTCACATGCCGGGCAGTATTCTAAGTGCCTTTTTTGATTAATATCAAAAGTGAAtcaggggcgggccacagtggctcagcaggcagagttctcgctgccatgccagagacctaggttcgatttctggtgcaggcccatgcaaaaaaagaatgagcactCCCCCCGCCATGATGTGTACATTATAGGATGATACAGGGTGCTTATTTATTTGCCAGGAGGTGGCAAGTTAACTGGAAAAAACAATaccataaagcaaagaaagagggaTAGGGAGTGCCTGTGTGAGGGTGTAAAAGGTGAGGAGCTACTCTATTATAACCAGGAAAGGCCTCATGCTAAGCTCGCATCTGAGCAGGGATGAGTGCAGTCAGGAGTGAGCTGTTGGGAAGAAGGGTCTTCTAAGCAAAGGAGAACAAGGTGTTGTGGGAAGTGGGCCTGACAAGCCCGAGGACCAGCAAGAAAGCTCTGAGGCTGGCAGGGAATGAGCAAAGGGGAGAACAATAAATATGGTCAAAGGGATAAGGAAAACCATTATGGAAGGACCTACAACCAAGTATTATAAGGATGTACCTTTTCCTCAACATGAGAAGAGGAGCCAGTGGCAAGACTGGAACAGTGGCATGACACGATCTGACTGTAATTTCAACAACTTCTAGCTGCTATGAAGAGAAGAGTGTGTTAAGGGCACAACAGTGGTAGCATGGAGACCTAAGTGAGAGATGGCAATGGTCTGGCCCGAGGTGACAGATATTTCTTAGAGAAGTATTCCAATATAGGTACGTGTGTAAAATCGTGACCAATTTTTCCATAAGAATAGTTAAGTGATCTTTAAAGACACTATCTTCAGAAAACAGAATTaggagctaaaaggaaaaatcattctAATTTGTTATCTGCTAAATGCCTTTTCTTTCATGACCTTAGGCAAAAAGTCATTAAACCTTTTGAACCTCAACTTTTTTCATCTGACAATCAGAATTACGGATATTTACACAACCTCTAAACAGAGCTGCCATGATCTGAAGTGCTAAAGAACATAACAACACTTGAAATTGCTTCTCTAATTGTCAAGAGGTACACAGAGGCAGCAAGTAAATGTCTGTTCAATGACAAGTAGCAATATGAGGGAGAATAAATAGCTTCTTTCTGGCACACTGCTAACGGCCATACAAACCCAGTCTGAAAGGCCAGCTCAGGAAGCTGAAAGGTCTCTAGGTAGAGCTAGGAGAAACAACTGTTACTCAGATCTAGTTTGCCCTTTAAGAGCAGGTCTGGAAAGAACTACAGAAATACATAATAACTGATGacaagctttattttcttttgcagtgTTGCCTTTTCCTGTTTTACTTTTGCAAATAGTTGTCTccattcaaaaataatttccataaataaattaatggaatgaaaaaaaaaattcaacatgcaACCACGACCTGATGGCATCCAGGGGCTCAATGAGAGTACCTTACTGTAAGCTGCATGTAATAATTTGAGACTGACCAGGCAAAGACCTGCGGGGTTGCAAGATGCTATAAATCCCCGCAATGTCCCAATGGGTATGTTTACAAGGTGGCTGCATTTTTGGAGAGGGCACACAAATCCTCAAACTGGCAGACAAAATGGGCAGTAACAAGGAGTTTCATTTTCCACTGCACTCCTTCCTAATGGATACAACAGGAAGAATGTTCAGCAGACTCACTGGCTTAAGTTGATGGGCCACTTATTTCCCAGTCTGGCAAACTGGCTTCAGTGAGAACTGCTGCTAAGTGACTTCAAGCAAGCCACCTATCTGTATCTGCTTGCCCACCTATAAAACGAGGGGTTGGAAGACAAGATTTCTGTGTCCCGCCTGGCACCACAGATCCTTAAGTCATGGCTTTTTATAGTCATGTCATCATATAGCCCATGTCATCAACATGCTTGAACAGCATTTTCAGCTTGTTTAAATAGAGGAAGCCATAGCTATGACCAGACCCTAAAACACAGGCCTCTAGAATGAGGTGGCTGAAGAGGGGTAATAAAGGGCATTGGATCCAGGCTCACAAATCTGGAGAAGCTTCAGAATTGTGTTTACAATATATATTCCTGGGTTTCATCCCAAAGCTAGTGAATCTGAATCTCAAGGGGTAGGGTTGGAGCAGGGGAGATAATTTGTACTTTTAAAAGGTGTTCCAGGTAATTCTGACGAAAAGTCAGTGTTAGGAATTACTGGTTGAAGCTtccagaaatatttactgattgatCATGCAACTGATGACCTAACACTGCCACAAACAAAACACTGCTTCCTCCTTTAGGAGGCTAATTTTACTTTCACATAGTACACTGTCAAACATTTACCCTTGAATGAAACCCAAACTAGCTTTCCTGTAACTTTCTTCCATCCTGGCTATGGAGCtgcaaacaaattaaaacaggaaaaaaagcaaCTTAATCCCTTTAGATCAATCAGTTACTCATCTGTACATCTCTTCTCTCATCCTGCCCTTAGTTCTCATTTATGTTTAAAAGATTTGCATGAGGATCTCATCagtcagtatatatatatatctctgcTCTTAACCAGCCTCAAAATCCTACTAGTAGAAAAGAGGGAATGTGGGACAGGGAAGGCTAGGTAGGGGGAGACAAAGAgtaaggagggaggagaggggggaaaaaaagaatctaaTTAATTTGCTTGCCTGGTGCAACTTGCTTACCCAGTTATACATCCAACCTAACACCTTATTGTTAATCCTacgaaattttaaaataaatcacatgaagagattcCTCTATTTTAAGAATCATCCAAACCAGGATtccatttgaacattttcagttttgtaaCACCTTTCCTAGCCTACCAGATGCTTCAACAATCACAGAGCACAAGATTTCTGCCACTTGCTTCCAAGTTCTTTCaaaagttggggggggggggggaaggaaaaaaaaaagttaggggaGTAATTCCTTCCAAACTAAAGACTTGAAATCTAAGCTAAATTGGACTATAACAGCATGTACTTAAATCTGGAAAAGCAGAGTTTATATTGGGAACAATTAGTAGAGAGCATCCTGATGAAGAAAAGTCAATGGGGTAAGCCAGCTACAGTTCATGAGGAATGCATAGTCCTCTGGGAGGTGCCTTTGCAAAATTATCTCAGCAGTTATTCTGAATTAAGATCTATAGGAGCAAGCGCTGATATGAAGCATGAGGCTGTGATTAGCTATTAGTTTAATGAGGAAGACAAGACATTTGAGCCATGACCAAATTTAGTCACCTGTATGAAAATATCTTCTTGGCTTCTAAACCATTCTCAAAATAAAGAGTGCTACATCAGCACTTCTCTCAGTCCAAGTGAAAAAAATGTCAGGCTTCTTTACAAGCAGATGAAGTTTTCTATGGTCTTGCAACTTGGGTGGCTAGTCGTAGGGAAAAATCTCAGATGTAACACCCCAAGACAGAGTAAACTGACACAGTAGGATGGAAGAATGGAGATGGCTTCGATGCTGGTTTACATGTGAACACTCCAGAGGCCACAGcaggcacatctgagcaataggTGGCCAAGACCCTGTTTCCTCCATACATCTACCAGGTTCACATCCAGGTACAACCACCTGTGAAGCTGGGTCCTCCTGACAAGTTACTGCCCAATGGGCTGATGATCAAGGATTATGTAAAACAGTGTAGATGAAGGATCTTGCATGGGCCTCATACTGAGTGGGCACTTGATAAATTACTATGAGCATCAGGGTCAGTGTTTACTACCTTTCAAACTCAAAGCCTGTCTACACTTGACCTCTTGGGACTAGAAAAACGTATTCCTTTGTTCAGACACATTACGAGAGTTCTCAAAAACACGGAAAAATACTTATTACTGACTTTGGCACAGTAAATAAGATGTTAATCTATTATTAAGTTGCCTGTATTCCAAAAATTACTTAACAGCAGATAATGAGCTTTTTAATGTAGAGTCATCTATAGCATTAGTTGAAGATAACTGTCACGCACCAGTCATGCACCAAAGACAAGTGGCACAGGGCATCACAACACAGAGACACTTCTAAAACGAGTCTTGTTTTTTCCTGAGACAAGGCCTAAATGCATTTGCTGTTagtaggtttttctttttaattttgagctCACTTGTCCTGGTTTCTTGAAGACGTACAgacatacacagaaaaaaataccagtttgggggaaaaaacagtgacatttagagctataaaaaaCATGAGCTATTGTGAAAGTCCTTGCCTGATTTCTAAATGCTGGACTCTGACAATGTTCAAAAGAATTAGAAGAACTTAAAATAGTAGTCAGAACTACAAATTTTGGAATAAGAGTACAGGGATTTAAATGCCAGCTCCATCATGGCCTTGGGCACAGTGCTGAACCTTGTGTTAgattcctcacctgtaaaactgAGACAGTGATAACATCAGTCTCACAGAGCCATCGTGAGGATTTAATGAAATAACGTTGAGTACGTGTGCTTCGGTAAGTTACTggcatataagcatacaatttaCACGAGAAATTAGtgttattttccatgttttatgAAGAAAACTGAGGTAGAAATTATGCCGGTCACAAACAGTGAGCTAAGATACAAGTTTCTTAGCTGCCAGGCACTACTCTTCCcagaatatatacaaaatttCACTGTATAATTTTAACTATACTTTCTTGGTCCTACCacaaaaaagataatttaatacTTATCAACTTAACCCTGCCCCAACCCCAGCCTTAACAGCAAAGTATCTACCAGACACTGCTAATCATGGCAAAGAGGCAACGATGACTGTACTCACTACTGTTGAGGTTTCCATATAAACTAGTTACTAGACTACATTTTCTTCACCCACCTCCCTCCAAGCCGAGCAGAACTGTGAAATAGGCTTCTAAGCAACTGTTTCCCTTCTAGAGGATATGAAAACTAAAGCTGGGCAATGCCATTGCATGCATGCAACATGGCAAATCAGCTTGTCCATGAGACATGTTTTGTAAATTCAGTTATCTGTTGACTTCCTACATCCTAATGGATGgagaagaaagttttaaaagctCTTTCCGGCACTCCTGATCCTGAAATCCTCCTTTCATTGTGGCTTCTGCAGCATTCACCACAGGGGAAGGGATATAGCAGCTCTTCCAGTGAAGAACAAATGGAATGGAATTAGAAGGTTTTCAGTTCAAACTCCAATCCTGTCCCTTATTTACTGGGTCTTAAGCAAAGtatttctctctattcatttacAGGCAAGGAAATAGGCTTTAGCCAACAAACTTAAAAGAGTGATTAGGTGAAGCAAACTAGATAGCGCATGCAATGCTCTCAGCCCAGTAGCACAAGGAGATGCTCAAAAAATATTATCTATGTTCCTTTTGTCTATTTGGCTGTAGCAAAGGTTTGTCTAATTAACATTCCTCAGACACCAAACTTTCACAGGCTTCTACTATGAAGTCCTCAGTCATATATAAATTAATACCCGATTACGGAAAAAATCTAATAGTAGACATACAAATTGCTAATATTTCCTAGTAGGATGGCATTCAGCAAGAAACTATAGCCTCAGGAAGAGCTCTTTCACAGACCGTACAGTGCGACCAAATGGAACTGAATGCTGAATGGGTAAAGGGAtcgaaaaaatgaaaaacaccaaGAAAGCATTATTTTTGCCAAACTCCCTTGTGCTTAGAAATGACTGAATTACAAGTCAAATCAcctttaggatgctaaatttccTTCTGAAACCAAGTCTTTCACATTTCAGCAACATAATGTGGCAAGAAGGCCGCAAGAGAGAGGTCCTGCTGTGATTCTCCACTTTCCACATGAAAGAAGCTTGGAGTAATAGAGTGGAAGAATAATGACCTGGAGACAACTAAAAGCAAGGTATAAAACCTACATTTTggcttattagctgtgtgattcTGGACTCGTTACTTAACGTCTCTGAGTTTAGGTATGCTCTATTGAAATGGCAATGGCTGGCGTgaagataaatgaagaaaacGCAAGTAGTTTTATGCTTGGAAAACAATAAATGTTCTGTCAAGAAATCAACATATTTTTCTAAGACTCCCGTAAAGGTACAAGAGTCCAGTGATGTCCAGGGAAGCAGAAACTGATAGCTTAAATAAACCagattagataaaggtctagcaaaATGAGTTCATCAGTTGGCTGGGGGTGAGGATCTTCTTCTCCCCCACCCTCCTCTCTATAA from Tamandua tetradactyla isolate mTamTet1 chromosome 19, mTamTet1.pri, whole genome shotgun sequence carries:
- the ZNF518B gene encoding zinc finger protein 518B — translated: MRSFRISMDFLEMQIKKMKDIGQHLYTMQMNDGHNSLTISPKQPSANRVTRPDRQEAQTLLYQGSEAEAAMTTIATCVKCKSVHKIPLQDLKKGAGQSQKEDRFVCFQCNLGVPPHFHFVNSDPSAAQVGNKTEAISSSVNSKFKVRNFKPGKYYCDKCRFSTKDPLQYKKHTLQHEEIKFICSHCNYISYTKGEFQRHLVKHTGIFPYQCDYCDYGAIRNDYIVKHRKRVHERIGGKRSPKTVAKLESKISSASKQNTELFKASSSRTTFQNELSDQLSRFSLHTKKDKMHNIMLPESKEYQKDVVCIPNKMTFFEPNEVNLFENKNVEVEVLSPAKEPVQPGMPLTVVAPAELVVPANCLAQLIDVKVVNGTQQLVLKLFPLEENNCLEANGRDGGSEFMPKDKVPNVQEKKVSVEQTKSQTTEGNVGKLADINNLQSSVNKQLKNLKWIRSYDFLMSNSSMYNHGESLLNFNRVEDLQKKNNVYPYRTALPSIALKDHSPSSVVKSSVLHGFGTSSNPFSCKTAVSFAEDGRNLHSDLQQSFPLTASAAISFSGEKGLLPKSENNLESRSEISIPLKMVSSNRKLKDNQTEEYEAVSNTGQLSSQHKNEYLHINETGEDGIRSQKLGDKPLDLKTSERNNDSFDGPVISSVFSLSTGSENVPEAIKWNSSTSKIKSIELLRRKIAQLIESCGKPSSLPANNAHRRSIEQASKVTSKATPEGIQEINVSFTGPCYSTGTPPKPQDNGGINGQFIHKQMYPQCIDGSDGKGESRITKKPHVAAPVLIPKGAVLRVLNSSEDPHIIEATCEAPVSVPCSETQLKPVPFCPMKQTDSDLQPLADESGPIDMSQNVETSLRPKQRKDSALCSTTPRRTGPLHGQQGSSDLNKQGKLLSKNLPLNRNKTKQVNSSKKKNKIQADPSRCFKDPSIFQVARQLRLIAAKPDQLIKCPRRNQPVIVLNHPDVDSPEVTNVMKVINKYKGNVLKVVLSERTRCQLGIRRHHVRLTYQNMEEANQIKRQMMLKMKLKKVHKNNYQVVDSLPDDSSQCIFKCWFCGRLYEDQEEWMSHGQRHLIEATRDWDVLSSKGKQ